One window of the Candidatus Chryseobacterium colombiense genome contains the following:
- a CDS encoding NAD(P)H-dependent oxidoreductase, with amino-acid sequence MSDRKKIIIIIGSATKNSSNLKLMEKALETKTNVDFIIYDDLSILPHFDTKLTYNNTPAEVLKIREDIDTSAGVLFSTPEYIFSIPSRVKNLLEWCVSTTIFSEKLVGVVTASANGEKGHEELLLILKTLGAKVDDHQLLIKGIKGRFDKNGSIENDTFTEISKFMTNFEKSIDN; translated from the coding sequence ATGTCTGACAGAAAGAAGATAATCATCATTATTGGAAGCGCTACAAAAAATTCCAGCAATTTAAAATTAATGGAAAAAGCATTGGAAACAAAAACCAATGTTGATTTCATAATATATGATGACCTTTCTATTCTCCCGCATTTTGATACAAAACTTACATATAATAATACACCTGCTGAAGTATTGAAAATCCGTGAAGATATCGATACTTCGGCAGGTGTACTTTTTTCTACGCCGGAATATATTTTCAGTATTCCGAGTAGGGTAAAAAATTTATTGGAATGGTGTGTTTCCACTACTATTTTTAGTGAAAAACTTGTCGGAGTTGTTACCGCTTCTGCGAATGGAGAAAAAGGACACGAAGAATTATTATTAATTCTGAAAACTCTTGGCGCAAAAGTTGATGACCACCAACTGCTGATAAAAGGTATAAAGGGCAGATTTGATAAAAACGGCTCGATAGAAAACGATACCTTTACCGAAATTTCAAAGTTTATGACAAATTTTGAAAAGTCTATTGATAATTAA
- a CDS encoding NifU family protein, producing MHTILIEPTENPKVIKFVADYNLIPGSLELDRDSDISEIPLAQELFNYPFVERIFITANFVAVAKQDTVEWEHVAESLKNVVEDELLANPRIYLQKKKEMYQIYAEMTPNPNVMKFVSNKLLLEGFVEVKSRDQAEGVPLAQGIFTEFDFATEVFISDNFVAVTRDNSVEWHQVMMAVRGFIAEYLQSGGEIATIEAQKHENPVEKIINREYTDDEQKISDILNEYVAPAVENDGGKISLMEYDKEHKTAKMLLQGACSGCPSSTATLKGGIENILKQFVPDLVERVEAVNG from the coding sequence ATGCATACTATCCTTATAGAACCAACCGAAAACCCGAAAGTGATTAAATTTGTAGCGGATTACAATTTGATTCCCGGATCTTTAGAGTTGGACAGAGATTCAGATATTTCAGAAATTCCTTTAGCTCAGGAGCTTTTCAACTATCCGTTTGTAGAAAGAATTTTCATTACAGCTAATTTCGTAGCGGTAGCAAAACAAGACACCGTAGAATGGGAGCACGTAGCTGAAAGCCTTAAAAACGTAGTAGAAGACGAATTGTTAGCTAACCCGAGAATTTACCTTCAGAAGAAAAAAGAAATGTATCAGATCTATGCTGAAATGACACCGAATCCGAATGTAATGAAGTTTGTTTCTAATAAACTTTTACTTGAAGGTTTTGTAGAAGTAAAATCAAGAGATCAGGCAGAAGGAGTTCCTTTGGCTCAGGGAATTTTCACAGAGTTCGATTTTGCTACAGAAGTTTTTATTTCTGACAATTTCGTTGCAGTAACGAGAGACAATTCTGTAGAATGGCATCAGGTGATGATGGCTGTCCGCGGTTTCATTGCTGAATATCTTCAAAGCGGAGGTGAGATTGCTACTATTGAAGCCCAGAAACACGAAAATCCTGTAGAAAAAATCATCAACAGAGAATATACAGATGATGAGCAGAAAATTTCTGATATTTTAAATGAATATGTTGCCCCTGCAGTAGAAAATGATGGTGGAAAAATTTCTTTGATGGAATACGATAAAGAACATAAAACAGCCAAAATGCTTCTACAAGGTGCTTGTTCTGGTTGTCCAAGTTCAACAGCTACATTAAAAGGTGGAATTGAAAATATCTTAAAACAATTCGTTCCTGATTTGGTAGAAAGAGTGGAAGCTGTAAACGGATAA
- the hemH gene encoding ferrochelatase produces the protein MAKKGILLVNLGSPKSTAVNDVKEYLDEFLMDERVIDYRWIFRALLVRGIILNTRPAKSAEAYKTVWTDEGSPLIVITEKIQKKLQKLVDVPVEIGMRYAEPSIETGIRKLTEQGVSEIVLFPLYPQYAMSTTETVIEKAEEVRKAKFPNVKINYIQPFYDRDIYINCLAESIKEKLPQNFDALQFSYHGVPERHIYKTDPTKTCNLNDCCSRESNPSHKFCYRHQCFTTTNLVIEKLNLPKEKTIVSFQSRLGKDKWIEPYTDETLETIPKKGVKNLAIVCPAFVSDCLETLEEISVEGKEQFLHGGGENFHYIPCLNDEDRWIEVVKTLCEEKLNEFYLV, from the coding sequence TTGGCTAAAAAAGGAATTTTACTCGTAAATCTTGGTTCACCAAAATCTACAGCGGTAAATGACGTAAAAGAATATCTGGATGAATTCCTGATGGATGAAAGAGTGATTGACTATCGATGGATTTTCCGCGCACTTTTGGTTCGTGGAATTATCTTAAATACCAGACCTGCAAAATCTGCAGAAGCTTACAAAACAGTCTGGACGGATGAAGGATCACCTTTGATTGTCATCACCGAAAAAATTCAGAAAAAACTTCAAAAGCTTGTAGATGTTCCGGTAGAAATAGGAATGCGATATGCTGAACCAAGCATTGAAACAGGAATCAGAAAATTAACCGAGCAGGGCGTTTCCGAAATCGTTCTTTTCCCTTTGTACCCGCAATATGCAATGAGTACGACGGAAACTGTAATCGAAAAAGCAGAAGAAGTAAGAAAAGCTAAATTTCCGAATGTAAAGATTAATTATATTCAGCCTTTTTACGACAGAGATATCTATATAAATTGTCTGGCAGAAAGCATCAAGGAGAAACTTCCTCAAAACTTCGATGCTCTTCAGTTTTCCTATCATGGGGTTCCGGAAAGACATATTTATAAAACCGATCCCACAAAAACATGTAATCTAAATGATTGTTGCTCAAGAGAAAGTAATCCGAGTCATAAATTCTGCTACCGTCACCAATGTTTTACAACTACGAATCTGGTGATTGAAAAGCTCAATTTACCAAAGGAGAAAACAATCGTCTCTTTCCAGTCCAGACTAGGGAAAGATAAATGGATCGAGCCTTATACAGATGAAACACTTGAAACTATTCCGAAAAAAGGAGTAAAAAACCTGGCCATTGTTTGTCCGGCTTTCGTTTCAGACTGCCTGGAAACATTAGAAGAAATTTCTGTAGAAGGCAAAGAACAATTTCTACACGGTGGAGGAGAAAATTTCCATTATATCCCATGTCTGAATGATGAAGACCGGTGGATTGAAGTGGTAAAAACACTGTGTGAGGAAAAGCTCAATGAATTTTATTTAGTTTAA